The Oncorhynchus kisutch isolate 150728-3 linkage group LG14, Okis_V2, whole genome shotgun sequence genomic sequence CCTTCCCTCAACCATCTTCTCTTTTATCTACTCAGGTTGCTCCAGTGTTCCATAGTTATCGAACGAAAGGAGGCAAGTTCTGAAAAAGAGACTGTCAACATCCAGCCTCAACCATGGATTGGAAGACCTTCCAAGCCCTCCTGAGTGGGGTGAATAAGTACTCCACGGCATTTGGTCGTATCTGGCTCTCTGTGGTgtttgtgttcagggtgatggtgTACGTGGTGGCGGCGGAGCGTGTGTGGAGCGATGATCAGAAGGACTTTGACTGCAACACCAAGCAACCCGGCTGTGCCAACGTCTGCTACGACCACTACTTCCCCATCTCCCACATTCGCCTGTGGGCCCTGCAGCTCATCTTTGTCACTTGCCCTTCCTTTATGGTGATGATGCATGTGGCGTATCGCGATGAACGCGAACGGAAGAATACCATGCACGGCAACAAGGACAAGCTGTACGAGAACACAGGGAAGAGGCACGGCGGCCTCTGGTGGACCTACCTGCTTAGTCTCTTCGTCAAGACGGGCATCGAGATCTCCTTCCTCTACATCCTCCACAAAATCTACGACAGCTTCTACCTGCCCCGGCTGGTCAAGTGTGAGGTCAGCCCCTGCCCCAATCAGGTGGACTGCTACATCGGCCACCCCACAGAGAAGAAAGTTTTCACCTACTTCATGGTGGGCGCCTCGGCCCTCTGCATTGTGCTCAACGTCTGTGAGATCATATACCTTGTCTCCAAGCGGATCGCTCACATAGCACAAAATAAGAGGAGAAAACAGAACACCATGGCCCTGAATGAACGGTACAGCAAGGAGAATTCCTACAGCGACTGCACTCTGCCCATGTCTCAGCTGGAGAAACAACCCTTAAGGTTCCAGTCCCCAGGCCACCTTCAAGCCCCTTTACCGACTCACATGCGGGCGTCTGCCCCTAACCTGTCCTCTGCAGCATAGGATGCCTGAACTATCCCAAGATTCAACCACAACATGTATGCCTATGGAGCCAGGTCTCACCTTATTGATCAAGTCTGCTCATGCttgtcctcctttaagactctgTATGAGAGACATGTTTTTCTCTAAGACTCTACTGTCCTATTACTGCCCTATACTGCCATGGTGCAAGGCTTTGTACTGATGTTCCATGACCCTGGGGCTAGACAACCCTGATCTTCAGCCACACCCCATTTTATACAACTCAGCTCCCACTGCCAGActgaatacaaaaaaatacaaaaaaatctaTAATTGTCTACTGTAACATCTTACAAAGCTTTTCCAGTTAGTCTCACTTTGTTTTCACATTACGTTGGGGTTTCTTGCCAGGGGTAAAGGTGCCCGCATACTAGATTTGGTTTGTTCATAGCAAAACTCGGCTAGGCGAAATGAACGTCTGTGTTCGCATACTCCCTAAAGACTTtcgcttgaaaaacaagaaaaaagcaGCAATATTACTGTTGTTTGTCCCTCGTAAGCCACcgtagcaacaacatagccagTAACACATCCTCAAAAcagtcagaattaatctaagataaatcaagaaatctgtaatacaTTTTTTACTGAGGATGTCTGTCGCACAATTGTATATATAGCTAAGATGTTTGGTGTAAGTGAAAAAGTGAAAAAAGATTGCATGAAAACTAGTAGAACATTACCCTCAAATACATTTTTCTACCCTGTTTTATGACCTCAATATGATGACAACAGAATGATAACAAATCTCTTTACTttggactttacagtgttacTGCAAGATTAGTCTAAAATGGACAGTGGCTTCCCACTACTTGATGCTCTAATCATTTATTTAGTTTTATTTACAGCATTTATTCTAATAGAAGCTGCTATTTAATTGATCAAGTCCACTTATGCAAGTAAACCCTGGCATCTTGGA encodes the following:
- the LOC109903163 gene encoding gap junction beta-3 protein-like; amino-acid sequence: MDWKTFQALLSGVNKYSTAFGRIWLSVVFVFRVMVYVVAAERVWSDDQKDFDCNTKQPGCANVCYDHYFPISHIRLWALQLIFVTCPSFMVMMHVAYRDERERKNTMHGNKDKLYENTGKRHGGLWWTYLLSLFVKTGIEISFLYILHKIYDSFYLPRLVKCEVSPCPNQVDCYIGHPTEKKVFTYFMVGASALCIVLNVCEIIYLVSKRIAHIAQNKRRKQNTMALNERYSKENSYSDCTLPMSQLEKQPLRFQSPGHLQAPLPTHMRASAPNLSSAA